From Mycolicibacterium nivoides, a single genomic window includes:
- a CDS encoding RNA-guided endonuclease InsQ/TnpB family protein — MQSPTPWPASTLDCGAQAAQLCIRKVADAYTTLASNLGSGRHGVPGSTRRQKVQAHPIRFRSLGAQPFDDRCLSWIHDADTDTDTDTGGSVSIWTVDGRLKNLRFTGKPDQIALLRTSRRGETDLVLRRCRGTLTAFLIASVVVPEPLASTGAHLHSSDGWIGVDLGVENIAVTSDRPLARELLATDGAGAPDGAAGRGSVKDRRTRNREVRQKLQRKNTKSAKRLLRIRARKEARFAADVNHQISKRIVAEAERTGRGIAVEDLTGIRERVRLRKPQRATHASWTFAQLGVFLTYKAARAGVPIVRVDPAYTSQRCTACGHIDKRNRTSQAEFVCRDCGFTAEHADILGADNIALRAAATWAQSTAPSAA; from the coding sequence GTGCAATCACCTACGCCATGGCCCGCCAGCACGCTGGACTGCGGGGCGCAGGCGGCGCAGTTGTGCATCCGAAAAGTTGCGGATGCCTACACCACGCTGGCATCGAATCTGGGCAGCGGCCGCCACGGGGTGCCGGGCAGCACACGCCGACAGAAGGTTCAGGCCCACCCGATCCGGTTCCGGTCTCTTGGCGCCCAGCCGTTCGACGATCGTTGTTTGTCGTGGATCCATGACGCCGATACCGATACCGATACCGATACGGGTGGGTCGGTCTCTATCTGGACGGTTGACGGGCGATTGAAGAACCTCCGGTTCACCGGCAAACCCGACCAGATCGCGCTTTTGCGGACGTCCCGCAGAGGGGAAACCGACTTGGTGCTGCGCCGCTGCCGTGGCACGCTGACCGCGTTTTTGATCGCCAGTGTCGTGGTGCCCGAGCCCCTGGCCTCTACCGGGGCTCATCTGCATTCGAGCGACGGGTGGATCGGTGTGGATCTGGGTGTGGAGAACATCGCGGTCACCAGTGATCGGCCGCTGGCCAGGGAGTTGTTGGCGACTGACGGCGCAGGCGCACCCGATGGGGCCGCGGGGCGAGGAAGTGTGAAGGACAGACGTACCCGTAACCGGGAGGTGCGCCAGAAGCTCCAGAGGAAGAACACCAAGTCGGCGAAACGTCTGCTGCGGATACGTGCCCGCAAGGAAGCGCGCTTCGCGGCCGACGTCAACCACCAAATTTCGAAGAGGATAGTGGCCGAGGCTGAACGCACCGGACGCGGAATCGCAGTCGAAGACCTGACTGGGATCCGCGAACGGGTACGGCTCCGCAAGCCCCAACGCGCCACCCACGCGAGTTGGACTTTCGCCCAGCTCGGGGTGTTCCTCACTTATAAAGCAGCCCGAGCTGGTGTGCCGATCGTCCGGGTGGACCCGGCATACACCAGCCAGCGATGTACCGCCTGCGGCCACATCGACAAACGCAACCGGACCAGCCAGGCCGAGTTCGTCTGTCGGGACTGCGGATTCACCGCAGAACACGCAGACATCCTCGGGGCCGATAACATCGCGCTCCGAGCCGCCGCCACCTGGGCCCAGTCAACGGCCCCCAGCGCGGCGTGA
- a CDS encoding carboxylesterase/lipase family protein, whose product MSVVAEHTTIAHTSLGRLRGTREGGVSVWRGVEYAQQPIGALRFLAPRPVVPWTGVRDAVEHGPLPPQGRSFVGGGRDDPKVRDEACLTVTVWSPDTGGSLPVMVWIPGGAFVYGAGQLQLYNGSRLAANGNVVVVNVTYRLGVFGGFELGDLGEGFDDNLCLRDQIAALQWVRDNIAAFGGDPEQVTVFGESAGATSVLALLASPAADGLFARAIAQSPALPLIADREDRARQSRRFMQLLGVGAEQLKVLPQRQLRRAAGQLQLESAQQTPKLAYGLTHGVDLLPLHPTEAARAGAVSAVPLIIGTNSHEASMFAWGKPPMLPTTQAGVEDYLRRRAPHDRDRVLSAYPDLPRRRALIAFGSDVMFGAPTWAFADAYSGHAPTHVYRFDHTTWTLKVLGLGATHGSEIVHIQHSYGSYLGRKLHPLGRRVQPSVGRRMQRTWLDFARAEVADWPEYDVERRLTRVIRSARDETVADPDAVRRVAWEGLG is encoded by the coding sequence GTGTCCGTCGTTGCGGAACATACGACCATCGCCCACACCTCGCTTGGGCGGCTACGCGGCACCCGCGAAGGCGGGGTCAGCGTATGGCGGGGTGTCGAGTACGCCCAGCAGCCCATCGGCGCATTGCGTTTCCTCGCGCCGCGGCCCGTCGTGCCCTGGACCGGGGTGCGCGACGCCGTCGAGCACGGCCCTTTGCCGCCCCAAGGCCGTTCGTTCGTCGGGGGAGGCCGCGACGACCCCAAGGTCCGCGACGAGGCCTGCCTGACCGTCACGGTGTGGTCGCCCGACACGGGTGGATCGCTGCCGGTGATGGTGTGGATCCCCGGCGGGGCCTTCGTCTACGGCGCCGGCCAGCTGCAGCTGTACAACGGTTCGCGGCTGGCGGCCAACGGCAACGTGGTCGTCGTCAATGTCACGTACCGGCTCGGCGTGTTCGGTGGATTCGAACTTGGTGACCTGGGCGAGGGGTTCGACGACAACCTGTGCCTGCGCGACCAGATCGCCGCGCTGCAGTGGGTGCGCGACAACATCGCCGCATTCGGCGGCGATCCGGAACAGGTGACGGTGTTCGGTGAATCGGCCGGTGCCACATCGGTGTTGGCACTGTTGGCCAGCCCGGCGGCGGACGGTCTGTTCGCCAGGGCCATCGCCCAGAGCCCGGCGCTGCCGCTGATCGCCGATCGCGAAGACCGGGCCCGCCAGTCGCGGCGCTTCATGCAACTGCTCGGGGTCGGCGCCGAGCAGCTCAAGGTGCTGCCGCAGCGCCAGTTGCGCCGGGCCGCCGGTCAGCTACAGCTCGAGAGTGCGCAGCAGACACCGAAGTTGGCCTACGGGCTGACCCACGGCGTCGACCTGCTGCCGCTGCACCCGACCGAAGCCGCACGCGCGGGTGCGGTGTCCGCGGTGCCGTTGATCATCGGCACCAACAGTCACGAGGCGTCGATGTTCGCCTGGGGCAAGCCGCCGATGCTGCCGACCACGCAGGCCGGCGTCGAGGACTATCTGCGCCGTCGCGCTCCGCACGACCGCGATCGGGTGTTGAGCGCCTATCCCGATCTCCCGCGCCGCAGGGCGTTGATCGCTTTCGGGTCCGACGTCATGTTCGGGGCGCCGACCTGGGCGTTCGCCGATGCCTACAGCGGGCACGCGCCGACTCACGTGTACCGGTTCGACCACACCACCTGGACGTTGAAGGTATTGGGCCTGGGCGCCACCCATGGCAGCGAGATCGTGCACATCCAGCACAGCTACGGGTCGTATCTCGGGCGCAAGTTGCACCCGCTGGGCCGGCGGGTGCAGCCGTCGGTCGGCCGGCGGATGCAACGTACCTGGCTGGATTTCGCCCGCGCCGAGGTCGCCGACTGGCCTGAGTACGACGTCGAGCGGCGCCTGACCCGGGTGATCCGTTCCGCGCGCGACGAGACCGTCGCCGATCCGGACGCGGTGCGGCGCGTGGCGTGGGAAGGGCTGGGCTGA
- a CDS encoding oxidoreductase, translated as MNSPIAVIGPGAIGSAVAALLYAAGRPVLLCGRTPRDGVEVRPDGHPPIYLPGPVHTDPATVDGPLDVVFLAVKDTQNGRAAGWLDRLCDENTVVCALQNGVEQVERVSGISPRTDEAHVVPAAVWISSEMQPGGWVRLRSEARLVLPDTPAAATVAGAVRGTAITVEHDPDFRSAAWRKLLVNAVVGFMVLADRRAGMFRRDDVAALARRYLTECLAVARADGADLGDEVVDEIVTMLAAAPEDLTTSMLTDHRAGRPLEWDIRNGVISRKAAAHGLPTPISDVVVPLLAAAGDGPG; from the coding sequence CTGAACTCCCCCATCGCGGTCATCGGCCCGGGCGCCATCGGGTCCGCCGTCGCCGCACTCCTGTATGCCGCAGGCCGACCGGTCCTGCTGTGTGGACGGACCCCGCGCGACGGTGTCGAGGTGCGGCCCGACGGCCACCCGCCCATTTATTTACCCGGCCCGGTGCACACCGATCCGGCCACGGTCGACGGGCCGCTCGACGTGGTGTTTCTCGCCGTCAAGGACACCCAGAACGGCAGGGCGGCGGGGTGGCTGGACCGGCTGTGCGACGAGAACACCGTGGTGTGCGCGCTGCAGAACGGCGTCGAGCAGGTCGAGCGGGTCAGTGGGATCAGCCCTCGCACCGACGAGGCCCACGTGGTGCCCGCAGCGGTGTGGATCTCGTCGGAGATGCAGCCCGGCGGCTGGGTGCGGTTGCGCAGCGAGGCCCGGTTGGTGCTGCCCGACACCCCGGCGGCGGCGACCGTGGCCGGCGCGGTGCGCGGCACCGCGATCACCGTCGAACACGACCCCGATTTCCGCAGCGCGGCCTGGCGCAAGTTGCTGGTCAACGCCGTGGTCGGGTTCATGGTGCTGGCAGACCGGCGCGCGGGCATGTTCCGCCGCGACGACGTGGCCGCCTTGGCGCGGCGCTATCTGACCGAGTGCCTCGCCGTGGCCCGCGCCGACGGCGCCGATCTGGGTGATGAGGTGGTCGACGAGATCGTCACCATGCTGGCCGCCGCACCCGAGGACCTCACCACCTCGATGCTGACCGACCATCGGGCCGGCCGGCCGCTGGAGTGGGATATCCGCAACGGCGTCATCTCCCGCAAGGCGGCCGCGCATGGCCTGCCCACCCCCATCAGTGACGTGGTGGTCCCACTGCTGGCGGCGGCCGGCGACGGGCCGGGCTGA